Proteins co-encoded in one Methyloterricola oryzae genomic window:
- a CDS encoding MBL fold metallo-hydrolase, with protein MQEATLNSGAGPRVSLDHPTLLFSSGSHRVFWLGITDETAFRCNAYMVCDGDEAILIDPGSKLFFSQVRERVAQILSPEQVSGMVLCHQDPDVAASMTDWLDVNPEMRVCTSPRTRVLLPHFGRRDFQVHDTAENPRLDLPSGACLQFIDAPYLHSPGAFATYDSAARFLFSGDIWAALDLDWSLTVPSFAEHIPKMDLFHLDYMGSNLAARGFVKRIEDLAIDAILPQHGSIIQAGDVPAALDYLREIRCGTDIVYAALDD; from the coding sequence ATGCAAGAAGCGACACTCAACAGCGGCGCGGGTCCAAGGGTTTCCTTGGACCATCCGACCCTGCTGTTTTCTTCAGGCAGCCACCGGGTGTTCTGGCTGGGGATCACCGACGAAACGGCGTTTCGCTGCAATGCCTATATGGTATGCGACGGCGACGAGGCCATCCTGATCGATCCCGGCAGCAAACTGTTCTTTTCCCAAGTGCGGGAGCGGGTCGCGCAGATACTGTCCCCGGAACAGGTCAGCGGCATGGTCCTGTGCCACCAGGATCCGGACGTGGCGGCCTCCATGACGGATTGGCTGGACGTCAATCCGGAAATGCGGGTGTGCACCAGTCCCAGGACCCGGGTGCTGCTGCCGCATTTCGGCCGCAGGGATTTCCAGGTCCACGACACCGCCGAGAACCCTCGTCTGGATCTGCCCAGCGGCGCCTGCCTGCAGTTTATCGACGCGCCCTACCTGCATTCCCCTGGCGCCTTCGCCACCTACGACAGTGCCGCCCGTTTCCTGTTCTCCGGGGACATCTGGGCGGCCCTGGATCTGGATTGGAGTCTGACGGTGCCGTCCTTCGCTGAACATATCCCCAAGATGGATTTGTTCCATCTGGATTACATGGGCTCCAATCTGGCGGCGCGGGGCTTTGTCAAGCGAATCGAGGATCTGGCCATCGATGCCATCCTGCCCCAGCACGGGTCCATCATCCAGGCCGGCGATGTGCCGGCCGCCCTGGATTATCTGCGTGAAATCCGCTGCGGCACGGATATCGTCTACGCCGCCCTGGACGACTGA
- a CDS encoding tRNA nucleotidyltransferase, whose translation MNSDSPIRSSELVQTDPALGILRLAALSAGPGGRLDDDTLDLMYEQVEAGVLETVAPAAIWPELERGLMSQAPSHMLRALSECGALRVILPEVAAVFGVPQISDDPSQVDIGLHLLRVLDEAAACHAPLPVRYAALVMHVGKADSPKEHLPVHYRHVERGHPRILDLSQRFGVSDDCRELALLALAELERVHRVTPMRAGPIAAMLERVDAFQRPQRFQQLLTLCACDYRAYGNRNFPEYPKAALLQAALEACSGIDATVAGDALQEGRAQAIAAALRSERWSVWAE comes from the coding sequence ATGAATTCCGACTCACCCATACGCTCCTCGGAGCTGGTTCAGACCGACCCGGCGCTGGGCATCCTGCGTCTGGCAGCCCTTTCCGCCGGCCCCGGCGGCCGTCTCGACGACGACACCCTGGACCTGATGTACGAGCAGGTGGAGGCCGGCGTGCTGGAGACCGTGGCGCCTGCCGCCATCTGGCCGGAACTGGAACGCGGGCTGATGTCGCAAGCCCCTTCCCATATGTTGCGCGCCCTCTCCGAGTGCGGCGCGCTGCGCGTCATATTGCCCGAGGTGGCCGCCGTCTTCGGCGTGCCGCAGATCTCCGACGATCCGAGCCAGGTGGATATCGGCTTGCACCTGCTGCGGGTGCTGGACGAGGCGGCGGCCTGCCATGCGCCTTTGCCGGTACGCTACGCGGCGCTGGTGATGCACGTGGGCAAGGCGGACTCGCCGAAGGAACACCTGCCCGTCCATTACCGGCATGTGGAGCGCGGCCATCCCCGCATCCTGGACCTGAGCCAGCGCTTCGGCGTCTCCGATGACTGCCGCGAACTCGCCCTGCTCGCCCTGGCGGAGCTGGAACGGGTGCATCGGGTCACGCCGATGCGTGCCGGACCGATCGCCGCCATGCTGGAGCGGGTGGACGCCTTCCAACGACCCCAGCGGTTCCAGCAGTTGTTGACGCTGTGCGCCTGCGACTACCGCGCCTACGGCAACCGCAACTTCCCGGAATACCCCAAGGCAGCTTTGCTGCAGGCCGCACTGGAAGCCTGCTCCGGAATCGACGCGACAGTTGCCGGCGACGCCTTGCAGGAAGGCCGCGCGCAGGCCATAGCCGCGGCCCTGCGGTCCGAGCGCTGGTCGGTCTGGGCGGAATGA
- a CDS encoding transglycosylase domain-containing protein, with protein MFRLLLTGAVVGLLAVGGYAALKEMRSSDLQARYLSELAARMSYRLEKGPTNAVRYPQAGPYDIRLGYALLPQFAQRLRNQGFAVASQARFSPKLLEVAERGLFPPYPEKTQAGLSLVDRDGNPVYEAVYPARVYPAFDAIPPVILNTLLYIENRELLDEEHPHRNPAVEWDRLARASLDLVARKLGAGIHVPGGSTLATQIEKYRHSPEGRTDSAREKLRQMASAALRAYLGGADTTQARREIALTYLNSMPLAAIPGYGEVNGLGDGLAAWFGADFAAVNKLLGQAAGLTGENLGTAQAQAYRQVLCLLLAQRRPSYYLLAGREDLEQLADQHLRLLANEHVIPAGLRDAALAERSRFNDKPQPVPARFYVDHKTQNVLRTRLAMSLGVKRLYDLDRLDASARATLDPRTQTAVTAALRRLSEPQAALDAGVMGFRLLDANNDLSDIVYSLVLYEQGPQGNLLRVQTDNQNDPLDISDGIKLDLGSTAKMRTMVHYLELIAELHQQYAGTPAKTLKSVELHPRDYLSRWVIDQLLATPQIGLPDILEAALERRYSASPGEAFMTGGGLHVFANFNKDDNNRIMSVRRALEQSVNLVFIRLMRDVVYHHIYKPGGVGRWLDEDDAPRRTQYLERFADEEGRTYMRRFYRKYRDKGPQEALELLTKGVYPAPKRLATVYRSVNPSGSLAEFESYLKAHLPRGVLATSDIPKLYAKYAIDSFDLHDRGYIARVHPLELWLVAYLAKHPGASLSQVNEASVFERQQVYRWLFKTNRQFAQNKRIRMLVEREGFAMVHQAWKRLGYPFESFTPSYASSIGAAGDRPAALAELMGILLSGGLRYPMNRFDTVHFAAATPYEMEMALPQAEPKRVMLPEVAAAARKALTGVVENGTAVRVRGAYKLGGQALIIAGKTGTGDHRRRINGPGGRLLAEEVVSRTATFTFMLGDRHFGALTAYVKGPAASRFHFTSALPVQVLKSLSPTLIPMLARSETPAAPTRENALAAVSEAGPAKAAAR; from the coding sequence TTGTTCAGGTTGTTACTCACCGGTGCCGTGGTCGGCCTACTGGCAGTCGGCGGCTATGCGGCACTCAAGGAAATGCGCAGTTCCGACCTGCAGGCGCGCTATTTATCGGAGCTGGCCGCCCGGATGTCCTACCGCCTGGAAAAAGGACCCACGAACGCGGTGCGCTACCCCCAGGCAGGCCCCTATGACATCCGGCTGGGCTACGCCCTGCTGCCCCAGTTCGCCCAGCGCCTGCGCAACCAGGGCTTCGCGGTAGCCAGCCAGGCGCGCTTCTCGCCCAAGCTGCTCGAGGTGGCGGAACGCGGTTTGTTTCCGCCCTATCCAGAGAAAACCCAGGCCGGCCTGAGCCTGGTCGATCGCGACGGCAACCCGGTGTACGAGGCCGTCTACCCGGCGCGAGTCTACCCGGCGTTCGACGCCATTCCGCCGGTGATTCTGAATACCCTGCTCTACATCGAAAACCGGGAGCTGCTGGATGAGGAGCATCCGCACCGCAATCCGGCGGTGGAGTGGGACCGTCTGGCGCGCGCCAGCCTCGACCTGGTCGCGCGCAAACTGGGCGCCGGCATTCATGTCCCCGGGGGCAGCACCCTGGCCACCCAGATCGAGAAATACCGCCACTCCCCCGAAGGCCGCACGGATTCAGCGCGGGAGAAGCTGCGCCAGATGGCCAGCGCCGCCCTGCGCGCCTATCTGGGCGGTGCGGATACCACCCAGGCGCGGCGCGAGATCGCCCTGACCTACCTCAATTCCATGCCGCTGGCGGCGATACCCGGCTACGGCGAAGTGAACGGGCTGGGCGACGGCCTTGCCGCCTGGTTCGGCGCGGACTTCGCCGCCGTCAACAAGCTGCTGGGTCAGGCCGCCGGCCTCACCGGTGAAAATCTGGGAACAGCCCAGGCCCAAGCCTATCGGCAGGTGCTCTGCCTGCTGCTGGCGCAGCGCCGCCCCTCCTATTACCTGCTGGCCGGGCGCGAAGACCTGGAGCAGCTGGCGGACCAGCACCTGCGCCTGCTCGCCAACGAGCACGTCATCCCCGCCGGGTTGCGCGATGCGGCCCTGGCCGAACGCAGCCGCTTCAACGACAAGCCGCAGCCGGTGCCTGCCCGCTTCTACGTGGACCACAAGACCCAGAATGTCCTGCGCACCCGGCTCGCCATGTCCCTGGGGGTGAAGCGCCTGTACGATCTGGACCGGTTGGATGCCAGCGCCCGCGCCACCCTCGACCCGCGCACGCAGACCGCCGTCACCGCGGCCCTGCGCCGCCTGAGCGAACCGCAGGCCGCCCTGGATGCCGGCGTCATGGGCTTTCGCCTGCTGGATGCCAACAATGACCTGAGCGACATCGTCTACAGCCTGGTGCTCTACGAACAGGGCCCGCAGGGCAATCTGCTGCGGGTGCAGACCGACAACCAGAACGATCCGCTGGACATCAGCGACGGCATCAAGCTGGACCTCGGCTCCACCGCCAAGATGCGCACCATGGTGCATTACCTGGAATTGATCGCGGAGTTGCACCAGCAGTATGCCGGCACCCCGGCCAAGACCCTGAAGTCGGTTGAACTGCACCCGCGCGACTACCTCTCGCGCTGGGTCATCGATCAGCTCCTTGCCACACCACAGATCGGCCTGCCCGACATCCTGGAAGCCGCCCTGGAACGACGCTACTCCGCCAGTCCCGGCGAAGCCTTCATGACCGGCGGCGGCCTGCATGTGTTCGCCAATTTCAACAAGGACGACAACAACCGCATCATGAGCGTGCGCCGCGCCCTGGAGCAGTCGGTGAACCTGGTATTCATCCGCCTGATGCGGGACGTGGTCTACCACCACATCTACAAGCCCGGCGGGGTCGGGCGGTGGCTGGACGAGGACGACGCCCCCAGGCGCACGCAGTACCTGGAACGCTTCGCCGACGAGGAAGGCAGGACCTATATGCGCCGCTTCTACCGGAAATACCGGGACAAAGGGCCGCAGGAGGCGCTTGAACTCCTCACCAAGGGCGTGTATCCGGCGCCCAAGCGGCTGGCCACCGTCTACCGCTCGGTCAATCCCTCCGGCAGCCTGGCGGAATTCGAAAGCTATTTGAAGGCCCATCTGCCGCGCGGGGTCCTGGCCACCAGCGACATACCCAAGCTCTACGCCAAATACGCCATCGACAGCTTCGACCTGCACGACCGCGGCTACATTGCCCGCGTGCACCCCCTGGAACTTTGGCTGGTGGCCTATCTGGCCAAGCATCCCGGCGCCTCCCTGAGCCAGGTCAACGAGGCCAGCGTGTTCGAGCGCCAGCAGGTGTACCGCTGGCTGTTCAAGACCAACCGCCAGTTCGCCCAGAACAAGCGCATCCGCATGCTGGTGGAGCGGGAAGGATTCGCCATGGTCCATCAGGCTTGGAAGCGCCTGGGCTATCCCTTCGAATCCTTCACGCCCTCATACGCCAGTTCCATAGGCGCCGCCGGCGACCGCCCGGCGGCCCTGGCGGAGCTGATGGGCATCCTGCTTAGTGGGGGCCTGCGTTACCCCATGAACCGCTTCGACACGGTGCACTTCGCCGCCGCCACCCCCTACGAGATGGAGATGGCCCTGCCCCAAGCGGAACCGAAGCGGGTGATGTTGCCGGAAGTGGCCGCGGCGGCCCGCAAGGCACTGACCGGGGTGGTGGAAAACGGCACCGCCGTGCGCGTGCGCGGCGCCTACAAACTGGGCGGACAGGCGCTGATCATCGCCGGCAAGACCGGCACCGGCGACCACCGCCGCCGCATCAATGGACCCGGTGGCCGCTTGCTGGCGGAGGAAGTGGTCAGCCGCACCGCCACATTCACCTTCATGCTCGGCGACCGCCACTTCGGCGCACTCACCGCCTACGTCAAGGGACCGGCGGCCAGCCGTTTCCACTTCACCAGCGCGCTGCCGGTGCAGGTGTTGAAATCGCTATCGCCGACCCTGATTCCCATGCTTGCGCGCTCGGAAACCCCGGCGGCGCCCACCCGGGAGAATGCCCTGGCGGCCGTCAGCGAGGCTGGCCCGGCGAAAGCGGCGGCGCGCTGA
- a CDS encoding aldehyde dehydrogenase family protein translates to MSSLTGKGASAPVQAFFNRRHRLLIGQDWVDAASGASFAVIDPATGETVSQAADGGEEDVNRAVRAARAAFESGPWRDLKPSERSRLIWKLADLLEAHAEEFAEIESLDNGKPKRVALASDVALSIEMFRYMAGWPTKLEGTTVPISVPYMPGSRFLSYTLREPVGVVGQIIPWNFPLLMAAWKLGPALATGCTVVLKPAEQTPMSALRLGELILEAGIPPGVVNIVTGGPVPGAAIAAHPDVDKVAFTGSTEVGKLIVKAAAGNLKKLTLELGGKSPNVVYADADLDLAIPGAAHAIFFNHGQCCNAGSRLYIQEKVFDRVVEGVAEVAGRIRLGPGLDPQTQMGPMVSQEQQNTVSGYLESGLAAGARALVGGKRCGERGYFVEPTVLVDVQPDMKVVREEIFGPVVTAMPFREPEEVLPVANDTIYGLAAGVWTRDIGKAHRTAARLRAGSVWINCYHVFDAALPFGGYKQSGWGREMGHDVLNNYTEVKAVTVNLDA, encoded by the coding sequence ATGAGCAGTTTGACAGGCAAAGGGGCCAGCGCCCCGGTACAGGCATTTTTCAACCGCAGACACCGCTTGCTGATCGGCCAGGATTGGGTCGACGCGGCGTCGGGGGCCAGCTTTGCAGTCATCGATCCGGCAACCGGCGAGACCGTCAGCCAGGCGGCCGATGGCGGAGAGGAGGACGTCAACCGCGCCGTGCGCGCGGCGCGGGCGGCGTTCGAGTCAGGCCCCTGGCGCGATCTCAAGCCGTCCGAACGCAGCCGGCTGATCTGGAAGCTGGCGGATTTGCTGGAGGCGCACGCGGAAGAGTTTGCCGAGATCGAGAGCCTGGACAACGGCAAGCCCAAGCGTGTCGCCCTGGCCTCCGACGTCGCGCTCTCCATCGAGATGTTCCGCTACATGGCGGGCTGGCCCACCAAGCTGGAGGGCACGACAGTGCCCATCAGCGTGCCGTATATGCCCGGCTCCCGGTTTCTCTCGTACACGCTACGCGAGCCGGTGGGCGTGGTTGGGCAGATCATCCCGTGGAACTTCCCGCTGCTGATGGCGGCCTGGAAACTGGGGCCCGCGCTGGCTACTGGTTGCACGGTGGTGCTCAAGCCCGCCGAGCAAACGCCCATGTCGGCCCTGCGCCTGGGTGAACTCATACTGGAAGCGGGTATTCCCCCCGGCGTGGTGAACATCGTCACCGGCGGCCCGGTGCCCGGGGCGGCCATCGCGGCGCACCCGGACGTGGATAAGGTGGCCTTCACCGGTTCGACGGAAGTGGGCAAGCTCATCGTCAAGGCTGCGGCGGGCAACTTGAAGAAGCTCACCCTGGAACTGGGCGGCAAGTCGCCCAATGTGGTGTATGCGGATGCCGATCTGGATCTGGCCATCCCCGGCGCGGCCCACGCCATCTTCTTCAACCATGGCCAGTGCTGCAACGCAGGCTCAAGGCTCTACATCCAGGAGAAGGTCTTTGACCGGGTGGTGGAAGGCGTGGCCGAGGTGGCCGGAAGGATTCGCCTAGGACCCGGCCTGGACCCGCAGACGCAGATGGGCCCGATGGTGTCGCAGGAGCAGCAGAACACTGTCTCCGGCTACCTGGAGTCGGGTTTGGCCGCGGGCGCCCGCGCCCTGGTGGGCGGCAAGCGCTGCGGCGAGCGCGGCTATTTTGTGGAACCCACGGTTCTGGTGGATGTGCAGCCGGACATGAAGGTGGTGCGCGAGGAAATCTTCGGGCCGGTGGTGACCGCGATGCCCTTCCGCGAGCCGGAAGAGGTGCTGCCGGTGGCCAACGACACCATCTACGGCCTGGCGGCCGGGGTATGGACCCGCGACATCGGCAAGGCCCACCGCACGGCGGCGCGGCTACGGGCGGGTTCGGTGTGGATCAACTGCTACCACGTGTTCGACGCCGCGCTGCCCTTCGGTGGCTACAAGCAGTCCGGGTGGGGTCGGGAGATGGGGCACGATGTGCTCAACAACTACACCGAGGTGAAGGCGGTCACCGTCAACCTGGACGCCTAG
- a CDS encoding CoA-binding protein — MAENPRVLTTDVQIAGLLSQVRRVAVLGIRSEAYRDRPAFYVPAALAHMGLEIVPVALHEPAVTHILGQPVYHSLAEVPGTLDLVDVFRRPVDLPAHLEELLAIRPRAVWFQSGIRHDAVAERLAAEGILVVQDRCLMVEYRRYAHALPVRA, encoded by the coding sequence ATGGCGGAGAATCCACGAGTCTTGACCACCGACGTCCAGATCGCGGGACTCTTGTCGCAGGTCCGGCGCGTGGCGGTGTTGGGCATTCGCTCCGAGGCCTACCGGGACAGGCCCGCCTTCTACGTCCCCGCCGCCTTGGCGCACATGGGTCTGGAGATCGTCCCCGTGGCCCTGCACGAACCGGCAGTGACTCATATCCTGGGGCAACCGGTTTACCACAGCCTGGCGGAGGTGCCGGGAACCCTGGACCTGGTGGATGTGTTTCGCCGCCCGGTGGACCTGCCGGCCCACCTGGAAGAACTCCTTGCCATACGCCCGCGCGCGGTTTGGTTCCAGTCCGGCATCCGCCATGATGCGGTGGCGGAACGCCTTGCGGCCGAAGGCATCCTGGTGGTTCAGGACCGCTGTCTGATGGTCGAATACCGGCGCTATGCCCACGCTCTGCCGGTGCGCGCCTGA
- a CDS encoding cytochrome P450, with translation MSAPLPSRAPTLAPGPPGDFLLGNLGTFKRHPLQQMGEWFDTYGDLVRFRLGTHVLHMLSHPRLAQQALIDQPELFVKTYRPEQPRGIALVLGQGLVTSSGALWKRQRRLIQPLFHRSSVGAMEDEIIGAGERLLERWNRLGDGSVVDVGEEMMRLTLEIITRTMFGTSVLDQVHVLGPALKTALEYAAQSMQNPFLRPVWVPTPGNLRFRRAKGILHRLIGGLIAQRRQGGMRRGDLLDLLLEARDPESGQGMDDALIRDEALTVFAAGHETTAVALTWTWYLLGRHPEAKDRLQRELSDVLGGRNPRVDDLPRLPFTRAVFEEALRLYPPAVGIMRRVTQDTHMEGCLLPRGSTVFVNIRNIHRHPEYWSDPHRFQPERFLDEAGKPAHRLAFMPFGAGPRVCVGNHLALTEACLMLALIAQFYDLEPVSPEPVEPALAVTQKPDPGLFMRLRRRAA, from the coding sequence GTGAGCGCGCCCCTGCCCTCCCGAGCGCCCACGCTGGCTCCCGGGCCGCCAGGTGATTTTCTGCTCGGCAACCTCGGGACTTTCAAACGCCACCCGCTGCAGCAGATGGGCGAATGGTTCGACACTTACGGCGACCTGGTGCGCTTTAGGCTCGGAACCCATGTGCTGCACATGCTCAGCCACCCGCGGTTGGCGCAGCAGGCCCTGATCGATCAGCCGGAGCTCTTCGTAAAGACCTACCGGCCGGAGCAGCCGCGGGGCATCGCCCTGGTGCTGGGCCAAGGCCTGGTAACCAGCAGCGGAGCCCTGTGGAAGCGGCAACGCCGTCTCATCCAACCCCTGTTCCATCGCAGTTCCGTGGGCGCCATGGAAGACGAAATCATCGGCGCGGGTGAGCGGCTGCTGGAACGTTGGAACCGGCTCGGCGACGGCTCGGTGGTGGATGTGGGCGAGGAGATGATGCGGCTGACCTTGGAGATCATCACCCGCACCATGTTCGGCACCAGCGTGTTGGACCAAGTCCACGTGCTCGGACCTGCCCTGAAGACCGCATTGGAATACGCCGCGCAGAGCATGCAGAACCCCTTCCTGCGGCCAGTCTGGGTGCCGACGCCAGGCAATCTGCGCTTTAGGCGCGCCAAGGGCATTCTGCACCGGCTGATCGGTGGGCTGATCGCGCAGCGGCGTCAAGGGGGGATGCGCCGCGGCGACCTGCTGGACCTGCTGTTGGAAGCGCGCGACCCGGAAAGCGGCCAGGGCATGGACGACGCCTTGATCCGCGACGAGGCGCTGACCGTGTTTGCCGCGGGCCACGAAACCACGGCGGTGGCGCTGACCTGGACCTGGTACCTGCTGGGACGGCACCCCGAGGCGAAAGACCGGCTCCAGCGGGAACTGAGCGACGTTCTGGGCGGGCGCAATCCCCGCGTGGATGACCTGCCCCGACTGCCCTTCACCCGCGCGGTCTTCGAGGAGGCGCTGCGGCTCTATCCGCCCGCCGTCGGCATCATGCGCCGGGTGACGCAGGATACGCACATGGAAGGCTGCCTGCTGCCTCGCGGCTCGACGGTCTTCGTGAACATCCGCAATATCCACCGCCACCCGGAATACTGGAGCGATCCGCACCGGTTCCAACCCGAACGCTTCCTGGACGAAGCCGGCAAGCCCGCGCACCGCCTGGCTTTCATGCCTTTCGGCGCAGGGCCCCGGGTCTGCGTGGGGAATCACCTCGCGCTCACCGAAGCCTGCCTGATGCTGGCCCTCATCGCCCAGTTCTATGATTTGGAGCCGGTGTCACCAGAACCGGTCGAGCCGGCACTGGCGGTGACACAGAAACCCGACCCGGGCCTATTCATGCGCCTGCGCCGCCGCGCAGCCTGA
- a CDS encoding SlyX family protein: MDILTQRLVELESRLAYQDDLVVTLNDVVSRQQLQIDRLEATVRVLLDRVQRLSALAEGADPAAEERPPHY, from the coding sequence ATGGACATACTGACGCAAAGACTGGTGGAGTTGGAAAGCCGGCTGGCTTATCAGGACGATCTGGTGGTGACGCTGAACGATGTCGTCAGCCGTCAGCAACTGCAGATCGACCGACTGGAGGCCACGGTCAGGGTCTTGCTGGATCGGGTGCAGCGCCTGTCGGCGCTGGCGGAAGGTGCCGATCCCGCTGCAGAGGAAAGACCGCCCCATTATTGA
- the hflC gene encoding protease modulator HflC, producing the protein MNLSPKLALAIAFIGLVALSAAFTVDQTEQVIVTQFGRPVGDPITEPGLHFKLPLIQQVNRFDKRYLAWDGPMVEMSTKDKTYVQVDTFARWRITDPMRYYLRLRDERSAQSRLEDILGSETRTAIARHELIEVVRTDKDRQPLQDQSLMDAASSLGNLGQLRPIHSGRVAIEKGIFAAAAPKLAEFGIELLDVRFKRINYNPEVLERIYQRMISERLQIAQRFRSEGEGEAARINGNKERDINEIASTAYKRVQEIRGEADAKATEIYAKAYTQKPEAAEFYRFLKSMDTYRRVVDGDATLVLSTRSDLYALLKRAEDKGGH; encoded by the coding sequence ATGAACCTCTCGCCCAAGCTGGCCCTTGCCATCGCATTCATTGGCCTGGTGGCGCTGAGTGCCGCCTTTACCGTGGACCAGACCGAACAGGTGATCGTCACCCAGTTCGGCCGACCGGTAGGCGACCCCATCACTGAGCCGGGCCTGCATTTCAAGCTGCCCCTGATCCAGCAGGTGAACCGTTTCGACAAGCGCTATCTGGCCTGGGACGGCCCCATGGTGGAGATGTCCACCAAGGACAAGACCTACGTGCAGGTGGACACTTTTGCGCGCTGGCGCATCACCGATCCCATGCGCTATTACTTGCGGCTGCGCGACGAGCGCAGCGCGCAGTCGCGCCTGGAGGACATACTCGGAAGCGAAACGCGCACCGCCATTGCCCGTCATGAGCTGATCGAGGTGGTGCGCACCGACAAGGACCGGCAGCCGCTGCAGGATCAGAGCCTGATGGACGCCGCTTCCAGCCTGGGCAATCTGGGTCAGCTGCGCCCCATCCACAGTGGGCGGGTGGCCATCGAGAAGGGCATCTTCGCCGCGGCCGCGCCCAAGCTGGCGGAGTTTGGCATCGAGTTGCTGGACGTGCGCTTCAAGCGCATCAATTACAACCCGGAGGTGCTGGAGCGCATCTATCAGCGCATGATCAGCGAGCGCCTGCAGATCGCCCAGCGTTTCCGCTCGGAAGGCGAGGGCGAGGCCGCCCGCATCAACGGCAACAAGGAGCGCGACATCAACGAGATCGCCTCCACCGCCTACAAGCGGGTGCAGGAGATCCGCGGCGAGGCCGACGCCAAGGCCACGGAGATCTATGCCAAGGCTTACACGCAAAAGCCGGAGGCGGCCGAGTTCTACCGCTTCCTCAAGAGCATGGACACCTACCGCCGGGTGGTGGATGGCGATGCCACCCTGGTGCTGTCCACCCGCAGCGATCTCTACGCGCTGCTCAAGCGCGCGGAGGACAAGGGCGGCCACTGA
- the hflK gene encoding FtsH protease activity modulator HflK: MNGDKPRWDLPAVSTRVPLRTVLSVLLVLVFLWTSYYTIPAESEGVVLRFGKFIAKVPPGLHFKIPFGVDQVTVVPTQRQQKLEFGFATSEYTNPDQVGVDPDKERSMVTGDLNSALVEWIVQYRITEPEKYLFDVRQPGLTLRDISEAVMREVVGDRTVDEIITIGRQEIEEAALLRIKDLAGLYQLGVSINQVQLKNVNPPEPVQPSFNEVNRAQQDRENVINLANGEYNKAVPRARGEADQQVRAAEGYRFKRINEAEGDVAAFGAVLEQYVKAPEVTRTRIYLETLGEVLPQARQQIIVDDTVQQILPMLPFPTPPEASK, translated from the coding sequence ATGAATGGCGATAAGCCTCGCTGGGATTTGCCTGCCGTCTCGACCCGGGTGCCGCTGCGCACGGTTCTGTCCGTCCTGCTGGTGCTCGTGTTTCTCTGGACCAGTTATTACACCATTCCCGCCGAGTCAGAGGGCGTGGTGCTGCGCTTCGGCAAGTTCATCGCCAAGGTGCCGCCGGGCCTGCACTTCAAGATTCCATTCGGCGTGGATCAGGTGACGGTGGTGCCGACGCAGCGCCAGCAGAAGCTGGAGTTCGGTTTCGCCACGTCGGAATACACCAATCCGGACCAGGTCGGTGTTGACCCGGACAAGGAACGCTCCATGGTGACGGGCGACCTGAATTCCGCCCTGGTGGAGTGGATCGTGCAGTACCGCATCACCGAGCCCGAAAAATACCTGTTCGATGTGCGCCAGCCCGGCCTGACCCTGCGCGATATCTCGGAAGCGGTGATGCGCGAGGTTGTGGGCGACCGCACGGTGGACGAGATCATCACCATCGGGCGTCAGGAAATCGAGGAGGCGGCACTGTTGCGCATCAAGGACCTGGCCGGGCTCTATCAACTCGGCGTGTCCATCAATCAGGTGCAGCTCAAGAATGTCAATCCGCCGGAGCCGGTGCAGCCTTCGTTCAACGAGGTCAACCGGGCGCAGCAGGACCGGGAGAATGTCATCAACCTGGCCAATGGTGAGTACAACAAGGCGGTGCCGCGCGCCCGGGGCGAGGCGGACCAGCAGGTGCGTGCGGCGGAAGGCTATCGCTTCAAGCGCATCAACGAGGCCGAGGGCGATGTGGCGGCTTTCGGCGCGGTCCTGGAGCAGTACGTCAAGGCGCCCGAGGTGACCCGCACACGCATCTACCTGGAGACCCTGGGCGAGGTGTTGCCCCAGGCGCGCCAACAGATCATCGTCGATGACACGGTGCAGCAGATCCTGCCCATGCTGCCCTTCCCGACGCCGCCGGAGGCATCGAAATGA